From the genome of Papaver somniferum cultivar HN1 chromosome 2, ASM357369v1, whole genome shotgun sequence, one region includes:
- the LOC113349649 gene encoding uncharacterized protein LOC113349649 isoform X1 — translation MGQALRRSTGKIRSSSLEASAPSVSSQIKNVEKPSISVPIEDKVISNKGETVDHDSVGESRMNNENILEEEKDSGYDAMLSQMVGRIKSKPGGKLEMGEAFVVEKYNRPMPKLRNTTLDSGRFEEKAVPPGTLNVNQMRYILQLHQGKAEDHNGHMDINQIAEKFRVDAAQLQKIFQFLSLPPEDINKDNMQEGD, via the exons ATGGGGCAAGCATTGAGAAGATCCACAGGTAAAATCCGAAGTAGTTCTTTAGAAGCATCAGCACCATCTGTTTCTTCACAAATCAAGAATGTTGAAAAACCTTCAATTTCTGTTCCAATTGAAGACAAAGTCATATCTAACAagggtgaaacagttgatcatgattCTG TAGGTGAGTCAAGGATGAATAATGAGAATATACTTGAAGAGGAAAAAGATTCAGGATATGATGCTATGCTTAGTCAGATGGTGGGTAGAATAAAGTCTAAACCTGGAGGGAAGCTTGAAATGGGAGAG GCATTTGTTGTGGAAAAGTATAATAGACCCATGCCAAAGCTGCGGAATACAACGTTAGATTCTGGGCGCTTCGAGGAGAAAGCTGTTCCCCCAGGAACCTTAAATGTAAACCAAATGCGTTACATACTACAACTACATCAAGGCAAGGCTGAAGATCATAATGGACACATGGATATCAATCAGATCGCAGAAAAGTTCAGAGTTGACGCTGCGCAGCTCCAAAAGATATTTCAGTTCTTATCTCTTCCCCCCGAAGACATTAATAAAGATAACATGCAGGAAGGTGATTAG
- the LOC113349649 gene encoding uncharacterized protein LOC113349649 isoform X2, with product MGQALRRSTGKIRSSSLEASAPSVSSQIKNVEKPSISVPIEDKVISNKGETVDHDSGESRMNNENILEEEKDSGYDAMLSQMVGRIKSKPGGKLEMGEAFVVEKYNRPMPKLRNTTLDSGRFEEKAVPPGTLNVNQMRYILQLHQGKAEDHNGHMDINQIAEKFRVDAAQLQKIFQFLSLPPEDINKDNMQEGD from the exons ATGGGGCAAGCATTGAGAAGATCCACAGGTAAAATCCGAAGTAGTTCTTTAGAAGCATCAGCACCATCTGTTTCTTCACAAATCAAGAATGTTGAAAAACCTTCAATTTCTGTTCCAATTGAAGACAAAGTCATATCTAACAagggtgaaacagttgatcatgattCTG GTGAGTCAAGGATGAATAATGAGAATATACTTGAAGAGGAAAAAGATTCAGGATATGATGCTATGCTTAGTCAGATGGTGGGTAGAATAAAGTCTAAACCTGGAGGGAAGCTTGAAATGGGAGAG GCATTTGTTGTGGAAAAGTATAATAGACCCATGCCAAAGCTGCGGAATACAACGTTAGATTCTGGGCGCTTCGAGGAGAAAGCTGTTCCCCCAGGAACCTTAAATGTAAACCAAATGCGTTACATACTACAACTACATCAAGGCAAGGCTGAAGATCATAATGGACACATGGATATCAATCAGATCGCAGAAAAGTTCAGAGTTGACGCTGCGCAGCTCCAAAAGATATTTCAGTTCTTATCTCTTCCCCCCGAAGACATTAATAAAGATAACATGCAGGAAGGTGATTAG